The following coding sequences lie in one Lolium perenne isolate Kyuss_39 chromosome 2, Kyuss_2.0, whole genome shotgun sequence genomic window:
- the LOC127331711 gene encoding momilactone A synthase, whose protein sequence is MYYRSMQLLLRGAMGGAAPESLAGCVGHYCGYSTASNSQRLAGKVAIITGAASGIGKATATEFVRNGAKVILADIQDDLGRAVAAELGPDAAYARCDVTDEAQIAAAVDLAVARHGRLDVMYNHAGITGPMAVDSVTSLDVADYDRTMAFNARSAVAGIKHAARVMVPRQAGCIICTASTAGVIGGVIAPPYSISKAAVIGAVRALAGELGRYGVRVNAISPHAIATPFGLRGLAELLPAATEEDLRRMVKGMNEMGGGSVLEVEDIARAAVYLASDEAKYVNGHNLVVDGGFTVCKLTKT, encoded by the exons ATGTACTATCGCAGCATGCAGCTCCTTCTCAG GGGGGCGATGGGCGGAGCTGCGCCGGAGTCGCTGGCTGGCTGCGTCGGCCACTACTGCGGCTACTCCACGGCCTCAAACTCCCAAAGGTTGGCCGGAAAAGTGGCCATTATCACTGGTGCCGCCAGCGGTATCGGCAAGGCGACCGCCACGGAGTTCGTCAGGAACGGCGCCAAGGTCATCCTCGCCGACATCCAGGATGACCTCGGCCGCGCCGTCGCCGCAGAGCTCGGGCCGGACGCTGCCTACGCCCGCTGTGACGTCACGGACGAGGCGCagatcgccgccgccgtcgacctcGCGGTGGCGCGCCACGGCCGGCTCGACGTCATGTACAACCATGCAGGTATCACGGGGCCCATGGCCGTGGACTCCGTCACGTCCCTCGACGTCGCCGACTACGACCGCACCATGGCCTTCAACGCCCGGTCGGCCGTCGCAGGGATCAAGCACGCGGCGCGCGTGATGGTGCCGCGCCAGGCCGGCTGCATCATCTGCACCGCGAGCACCGCGGGCGTGATCGGGGGCGTCATCGCGCCGCCGTACAGCATCTCCAAGGCCGCCGTCATCGGCGCCGTGCGGGCGCTGGCCGGCGAGCTGGGCCGCTACGGCGTGCGCGTGAACGCCATCTCGCCGCACGCCATCGCCACGCCATTCGGGCTGCGCGGGTTGGCGGAGCTGCTCCCAGCGGCGACCGAGGAGGATCTGAGGCGGATGGTGAAGGGAATGAACGAGATGGGTGGCGGGtcggtgctggaggtggaggacATCGCCAGGGCGGCAGTGTACCTCGCGTCCGACGAGGCCAAGTACGTGAACGGGCATAACCTTGTCGTCGACGGAGGGTTCACAGTTTGCAAGCTGACCAAGACGTAG